From Aestuariirhabdus haliotis, one genomic window encodes:
- a CDS encoding M23 family metallopeptidase, producing the protein MNIMRWNSCLLFVLIMMAGLAFADQAQPLTQGSLYIGKTDPDHQVWLGKRRVQVAEDGTFAIGFDRDAKLQQRFQITSPDGTTQNYDLSLQSRDYRIQRIDGIARRIMQPNQDDLIRIRAENARVKKARKQDLPQLFFTQTFIWPLTGPITGVYGSQRVYNGEPRRPHYGVDVAAPTGTVVVAPADAVITFAELDLFFSGGTLIMDHGHGVSSSFLHLSKLLVKAGETVRQGQPVAEVGATGRVTGAHLDWRMNWFEQRIDPTLLVPPMSEVLAQERVDK; encoded by the coding sequence ATGAACATAATGCGGTGGAACAGTTGCCTGCTTTTTGTGCTAATTATGATGGCGGGTTTGGCATTTGCTGACCAGGCACAACCCCTAACTCAGGGCAGTCTGTATATTGGTAAAACGGATCCCGATCATCAGGTCTGGCTTGGTAAACGTCGAGTGCAGGTTGCTGAGGACGGTACCTTTGCCATCGGTTTCGACCGGGATGCCAAGTTGCAGCAACGCTTTCAAATAACCTCTCCTGATGGCACAACCCAGAATTATGATTTGTCATTGCAGAGTCGCGATTATCGTATTCAACGCATCGATGGGATTGCCCGGCGAATCATGCAGCCTAACCAGGATGATCTGATTCGTATCCGTGCAGAAAATGCGCGAGTAAAAAAGGCTCGCAAACAAGACCTTCCTCAGCTGTTTTTTACCCAGACTTTTATCTGGCCATTAACGGGCCCAATAACCGGGGTTTATGGCAGTCAGCGTGTTTATAACGGGGAACCACGTCGACCTCATTACGGTGTCGATGTGGCAGCGCCGACCGGTACTGTTGTCGTAGCCCCTGCAGATGCGGTCATCACCTTTGCGGAGCTCGATCTGTTTTTTTCCGGGGGCACATTGATTATGGACCATGGCCATGGCGTATCATCGAGTTTTTTGCATTTGAGCAAGCTGTTGGTCAAGGCCGGTGAAACTGTTCGTCAGGGCCAACCCGTGGCAGAAGTCGGGGCGACTGGGCGCGTTACTGGCGCTCATCTGGACTGGCGTATGAACTGGTTCGAGCAAAGGATCGATCCCACTCTGTTAGTTCCTCCGATGAGCGAAGTACTGGCTCAGGAACGTGTGGATAAATAG
- a CDS encoding ABC transporter ATP-binding protein, with amino-acid sequence MTKKQGDYPWAIYSQGPLLSYFQSLPVTTEQGTPVIVKTRQLSKKFSQPILQAVDLEITAGETVLLLGESGSGKSTLLNLLAGLQLADNGNIWIADQQLDRMNDHQRTLLRRRHIGFIYQHYNLIPTLTVAENLRLPLQLNRLAGQENRPAELLDAVGLSNACHRMPGSLSGGEQQRVAICRALIHRPDLVLADEPTGSLDNVTARAVTRLMFEQIRAMKQTLLIVSHNEALRDQVDKSYRLHDGKLVQLP; translated from the coding sequence ATGACTAAAAAACAGGGCGATTATCCTTGGGCTATCTACTCCCAAGGGCCTTTGTTATCGTATTTTCAAAGCCTGCCAGTCACAACAGAACAGGGCACTCCCGTGATCGTCAAAACCCGGCAACTCAGTAAAAAATTCAGCCAACCCATTTTACAAGCCGTCGACCTTGAAATAACCGCGGGTGAAACGGTTTTGCTGTTGGGCGAAAGCGGTTCTGGTAAATCGACTCTGCTCAATTTATTGGCCGGTTTACAACTTGCCGATAACGGCAATATCTGGATTGCTGACCAGCAACTGGACCGTATGAACGACCACCAGCGCACTCTTTTGAGAAGACGGCATATCGGGTTTATTTACCAACATTACAATCTGATCCCTACCCTGACCGTAGCAGAAAACCTTCGCCTGCCCCTGCAACTGAACCGCTTAGCCGGTCAGGAAAACCGTCCTGCCGAGTTACTCGATGCCGTTGGCTTAAGTAATGCCTGCCACCGCATGCCTGGCTCTCTGTCCGGCGGAGAGCAGCAGCGCGTTGCCATTTGCCGCGCCCTGATCCACCGCCCCGATCTGGTTCTGGCTGATGAGCCAACGGGGAGTCTCGATAACGTCACAGCACGCGCCGTTACCCGACTGATGTTCGAGCAAATTCGAGCCATGAAGCAGACTCTGCTCATTGTTAGTCACAATGAAGCGCTTCGTGATCAAGTCGATAAAAGTTACCGATTACACGACGGCAAGCTGGTTCAACTGCCATGA
- a CDS encoding FtsX-like permease family protein has product MNQPILLLLRAIVGHYRNHPWQLLLMWVGIAVGVATIIGVELLNDSARRSIASSQQQLTSGASHIIEGDALAVEQTYRRIQREIPGLKATPLLRIPLTDPDTGHQLELLGIDPITLFDLQPNFNQESSFQVNPEELIPAKKGLYLDQATARMMGWATGQERILEGPLGSSSLRLLKTFDSIAVSMSANKSIALMDIGKAMSLFTKAPAITQIRLKLDDATLQQVEDRMVAPARLRALENRVGSLLKMRQSFELSLNALSAMALLMGLFLVYNSSHFGFLQRQPLLAQLRSMGVSSRQIGTCLSFEYAVLAISASLCAVPLGWLLAHQLASLMSAGHMAGGPSAILLNANNLIIAILIGCLASFAACLLPLVSAPKTGARPFGSAINVSNSKVHHPRWQPLAAIGLLSTAGLLLSLPHTSIMVSYGAISLLLLGLALLTPLILASMLSLLERSQKTANGRHWLPLLLIRETLRNLGRTRVALMALMVAVATSFGMQLMIDSFRGSVEQWLDQRLNAPVYLRMASQNQQLRPDIAPALLTELGGLERIDFVSEFSFQKLWIQDRQVEAMVNNFPPPSREGYLLLEDNGQPPWPQLNEGPATLVSEPLAYHLNISVGDSITTEINGEAVSLSVIGIFQDYGSEQGRLLLGKPFYQTLTSTSRIRALGLYTGMSLEALRQQLGNRWLSRIELIDQQGLKERSLAVFDQTFAITSALQLLAIMVAFMGLFASLLAILMERKQQMRVFHQLGLTSLERGCLLMGEGMIIGIAAGVLAIPGGEILAWILLKVINLKAFGWNLDLIQHNMAWLHPILLSCFAAFLATLYPAWRLAGPPPQSEEAE; this is encoded by the coding sequence ATGAATCAGCCGATCCTTTTGCTGCTACGCGCCATTGTAGGCCATTATCGCAACCACCCCTGGCAGCTTCTGTTAATGTGGGTCGGTATCGCGGTCGGCGTAGCAACCATTATCGGGGTCGAGCTATTAAATGACAGTGCACGGCGTAGCATCGCTTCATCTCAACAACAGCTCACCTCCGGCGCCAGTCATATCATCGAAGGCGATGCACTTGCCGTTGAGCAAACCTACCGCAGGATTCAGCGAGAAATCCCCGGTCTAAAAGCAACGCCATTGCTCCGTATTCCCCTGACAGATCCAGACACAGGACATCAACTGGAACTGTTGGGAATCGATCCGATTACCCTGTTTGATTTACAACCCAACTTCAATCAGGAGTCATCCTTTCAGGTCAACCCTGAAGAACTCATACCGGCAAAAAAGGGCCTGTACCTTGATCAAGCAACCGCGCGCATGATGGGCTGGGCAACGGGTCAGGAACGGATCCTCGAAGGCCCTCTGGGATCAAGTTCATTGCGGTTATTGAAAACCTTCGACAGCATTGCCGTATCCATGTCGGCCAACAAATCTATTGCTCTGATGGATATTGGCAAGGCAATGTCGCTGTTCACCAAGGCTCCTGCAATCACCCAGATACGATTGAAGCTGGATGACGCCACACTTCAACAAGTGGAAGATCGAATGGTTGCTCCCGCCAGGCTACGTGCTCTGGAAAACCGAGTCGGCAGCCTGCTTAAGATGCGCCAATCCTTTGAACTCAGTCTCAATGCGTTAAGCGCAATGGCGTTGCTGATGGGTCTGTTTCTCGTATACAACAGCAGTCACTTTGGTTTTCTGCAGCGTCAACCATTGCTAGCGCAACTACGCTCAATGGGCGTCAGTAGTCGCCAGATTGGCACCTGCCTGTCGTTCGAATATGCCGTGCTGGCGATCAGTGCCTCTTTGTGTGCCGTCCCACTAGGCTGGCTGTTAGCACACCAACTGGCCAGTTTGATGAGCGCAGGCCATATGGCAGGAGGCCCCTCTGCCATCTTACTGAATGCCAACAACCTGATTATTGCCATCCTGATCGGCTGCCTGGCCAGCTTTGCCGCCTGCCTGCTGCCGCTTGTGAGCGCGCCAAAAACAGGCGCGCGCCCTTTTGGTTCAGCGATAAATGTAAGCAATAGCAAGGTCCATCACCCCCGCTGGCAACCGCTTGCCGCCATCGGCTTATTAAGCACAGCGGGCCTGTTATTGTCCCTGCCACACACCAGTATTATGGTGAGTTATGGTGCCATCAGCCTGTTACTACTCGGTCTCGCCCTGCTCACCCCGCTGATTCTGGCAAGCATGCTTAGTCTACTCGAACGATCGCAGAAAACAGCCAATGGGAGGCATTGGTTACCTCTGCTACTGATTCGGGAAACCTTGCGAAACCTGGGGCGCACTCGCGTCGCGTTAATGGCACTGATGGTTGCTGTGGCAACCAGTTTTGGTATGCAACTGATGATCGACAGCTTTCGCGGGTCCGTAGAACAGTGGTTGGATCAACGACTGAATGCCCCGGTCTACCTGCGCATGGCAAGCCAGAACCAGCAGCTACGGCCCGACATAGCACCGGCATTACTGACCGAACTAGGCGGTCTGGAGCGCATTGATTTTGTATCCGAGTTCTCCTTTCAAAAGCTGTGGATTCAGGATCGCCAGGTTGAGGCCATGGTGAATAACTTCCCTCCCCCTTCCCGGGAGGGGTACCTGTTACTGGAAGACAATGGCCAACCACCCTGGCCGCAACTGAACGAGGGTCCAGCAACATTGGTAAGTGAACCCCTCGCCTATCATTTGAATATCAGTGTTGGCGACTCCATAACCACCGAGATCAACGGCGAAGCTGTCAGCTTATCCGTGATCGGGATTTTTCAGGATTATGGTAGCGAACAGGGGCGGCTGCTCCTTGGCAAACCGTTCTATCAAACCTTAACATCGACCAGTCGTATCAGGGCTTTAGGCCTCTATACCGGCATGTCGCTGGAAGCGCTTCGCCAGCAGCTTGGCAACCGCTGGCTATCCCGCATCGAACTGATCGATCAACAAGGGTTAAAAGAGCGCTCACTAGCCGTATTCGACCAGACATTTGCTATCACGTCGGCACTTCAGCTACTGGCCATCATGGTGGCCTTTATGGGGCTTTTTGCTTCCTTACTCGCGATACTGATGGAGCGTAAACAGCAGATGAGAGTCTTCCATCAGCTTGGCCTGACGTCATTAGAGCGCGGCTGCCTATTGATGGGTGAAGGAATGATCATTGGGATAGCTGCGGGTGTTCTGGCCATTCCCGGCGGTGAAATATTGGCCTGGATTCTGCTAAAAGTGATCAACTTAAAGGCATTTGGCTGGAACCTCGATCTTATCCAGCACAATATGGCCTGGCTGCACCCCATACTGCTGTCCTGCTTTGCCGCCTTTCTTGCCACCCTCTATCCAGCCTGGCGGTTAGCGGGCCCGCCCCCTCAATCCGAGGAGGCGGAATGA
- a CDS encoding lipocalin-like domain-containing protein: MKPLYRQPLLILTLALTVLAALLWSGLPNDDQSPDLTEQNSPLTSLLGGLEPEEPFPQVSAPRPFDFPADHLEHPEYQNEWWYFTGHLKEVGQDDYQYGFQFTLFRHALAPPRPDDTDWASNQIYMGHLALTDFTTGRHMATEIFSRKGPDLAGTALQPPQVWVKHWRIQSQQNDRWLPLMLEANAPELPLKLALTATSQIPPVLQGIEGYSPKSPATASYYYSYTHLEIFGTLSTDNKHETHVTGQAWFDHEWSSSYLESDQKGWDWFSLQLDNGMALMLFEIRSPVPELNTRTVTLTDANGQKIPLTPSDVETSVTKHWQSPSGRNYPAQWRLRIPSQQMDVIITPRVADQEMRLTVVYWEGAVQVKGTHQGVGYVELSGYQEE, from the coding sequence ATGAAACCCTTGTATCGCCAACCGTTACTCATACTCACTCTTGCTTTGACCGTTCTTGCGGCGTTGCTCTGGTCTGGATTGCCTAACGATGATCAAAGCCCTGATCTCACAGAGCAAAACAGTCCTCTCACTTCGTTACTCGGAGGCCTGGAGCCTGAAGAGCCCTTTCCTCAAGTGAGCGCCCCACGGCCCTTCGACTTCCCCGCAGATCATCTTGAGCATCCCGAATATCAAAACGAGTGGTGGTACTTTACCGGGCACCTGAAGGAGGTTGGGCAAGATGATTATCAATATGGTTTTCAATTCACTTTATTTCGACACGCACTCGCACCTCCGCGGCCGGATGATACCGATTGGGCTTCCAACCAGATTTATATGGGCCACCTGGCATTGACAGACTTCACTACCGGACGCCACATGGCTACTGAAATTTTCAGCCGCAAGGGACCAGATCTCGCGGGAACAGCATTGCAACCACCTCAGGTTTGGGTGAAACACTGGCGGATCCAGTCGCAACAGAACGACCGCTGGTTACCCTTGATGTTAGAAGCAAATGCGCCAGAGCTTCCTTTGAAGCTTGCGTTAACAGCTACCAGCCAAATCCCCCCTGTGCTGCAAGGCATTGAAGGTTACAGTCCCAAGAGTCCAGCCACTGCATCCTATTACTATTCTTACACTCACCTTGAGATTTTCGGCACCCTGTCAACCGATAACAAGCATGAAACGCACGTTACAGGCCAGGCCTGGTTCGACCATGAATGGAGTAGCAGCTACCTGGAATCAGATCAAAAGGGGTGGGACTGGTTCTCCCTGCAGCTGGATAACGGCATGGCCTTGATGCTGTTTGAGATCCGAAGTCCAGTGCCTGAATTGAATACACGAACCGTCACTCTAACCGATGCCAACGGACAAAAAATCCCTCTGACACCCAGCGACGTTGAAACCTCGGTGACCAAACACTGGCAGAGTCCCAGCGGTAGAAATTATCCAGCGCAATGGCGGCTACGAATACCCTCACAACAGATGGATGTAATAATTACGCCACGAGTGGCTGATCAAGAAATGCGGCTTACGGTGGTGTACTGGGAGGGCGCTGTCCAGGTAAAGGGCACTCACCAGGGTGTAGGTTACGTAGAACTTAGCGGCTACCAGGAAGAATAA